The Amphiura filiformis chromosome 13, Afil_fr2py, whole genome shotgun sequence genome segment cgaatttaagacaattaatatttgttttatatcactcatgcataaattctattactaaaatactatttaaggtaggaaatacattttttcatcaacataacaccatgttttgccgtgatatacttcacattttggggtccaccccataactaaatcggcgagtctaagagtcagcgccaTGGCTTGGCGTAAGCGCACCGtacggcgcagcactatgatggtaaagactatcacacggagaggctgatataattaaagaccgaattaaaaagactagtttgcttctgacgtcatgacaaaggcgcgccgtgattagttgctgacctgcgcagtatggcatttttggtctggttgacaggacgtcatacgcaaactagtctttttaattcggtcttcaattatagtaaaaatgataaatggtgatcaaccaatgaactgtctagaatttatgtatgggtgATAATAATACATAATGCAATACATTCATCATGACTACATCATTCGCTGTATCATGTTTGGCCCTGAAGAGGTTTCAGTCGTGTTATAACGATTACTATGGAAATTCCATATATTCTGTCATCGAAGCAACTACTTACAATTAAGAAAGTCTACGATGACTTTCAGAAACACTTCCAGATAGTCTTTATAGAAGATCTTATCGCAGACACAAGTCCTCGGCAAAAGCAACTCTACCAAGCCATTCAAGGGATACAGCTGGTAACATACAATAACATCCTGTATACAAAAATAAAGGATGAAAATTTTATATCTTCGCTTCCAAATTTGAAGATACTTAGTTACTGTGGTATTGGTTGTGATCATTTGGACCTGCCATTGTTACACAGACATGGAATCGTGGTAGCGAACTCGGGTGCTCATGACATCGTGAACACCTGTGCTGAACTTGGATTTGGGTTAATGCTAACTTTGGCCAGAAATATTCACACGGGTAAGCTTCAGTAAAATAATGATCTGTGTGTGGGTAGTAGGGGAGCTTGTGCCGTTGTGGGACCATGTTGCCCGGGTGTGTTTGCAGCTGTTGGATTATAATAGTACAAGAAGTTGGGAACCTATCATTGGATTAGGCCcgggcttaggaagattttcaacaagggggggggggctgaaaattaaaaaaaaaattggtgggcCACCCTGAGGAGTCAAGAAAATTGTGCGAagtataggtcacaaacacccattttcacattttttaaacTTCACCTATGAttaggggggctgaaaggtattccagcccgcaCCAAAAGGGGGCTGATGAGGCCCCCaagccccccggttcctaagcctatgtgtACGTTGATATTTTTATATGGGTGTGACATATTGTGAAAACATTAaaacacacctatgacgtcgcgctattgttttactgctccattattttccacgaatggagcgatgattacaataacacgccattcgtaaatgcctttctctctcttttctctgaaaagcaaatacttttcagggaaaaagtactggcattgaaaaagtactggcatttataTACGAATGtaatgttaataacaattgcactttcgaaaagcaagtatttgcagtattgttatcatcacttcattcacgcaaaacaatgatacgaaacaacaagacaatgattttcattaatacaataaattaaggaagcggCTAGTAACATTCGCACAGTATTGttttggacatgagagcacatcagacatatcgaattacatgctgaatacaaagattgtccttctgatataaaaaaaaataataattttgattttgtgaaattcgcgatataatacaaattttatggcaaattattaaaatttcatattttttatatttttgaaatttaacagtcttcgaagtaaactttataaatctaatgatatgtaattaaactgtatgtctatgtagctgggatgaaaagccgactatcaattgaaaattttgacctttcatattaaacataaacattttttttccaaaaagatctacatttttttagtgttttgaggaaaaatctatatctttaataatgaaggtcaaaattttcatatgatggacggctgttcatcccaacttcatactctttaagtgcatatcgttagatttatacaatttactttgatgactgttaaatttcaaaaaatataaatttttaatcatttgccataaaatgtgtattgtatcgcgaatttaataaaaatctaaattatttgatatcagaaggtcattAGGCCTTCTTCTACGGTAATTCTTGGTAGACCAATATTCACTGGTATCTCGCCAAGTGGTGCAACATCACATTCGGTGCAGAAACTAACATCAAAAATCCTTACGCCCGCCACCAACAAAGAAGTGAAGGTTAAATAAAATTCAAGTGCGAGTAAAAAAGACTGGTGCTGACTTAGATGAAGGGTGAGACACCTGCTGTAGAAGTCGAGCCCATGTACAGCTCTTCTTGCCTTCTGGTGGCAGTGGTCTGGTCTTGAATGAGTGCCGAATTGAAAATCTTGACGTTGGGTTTGTTGCTGTGATGGTTCTTGGGTAAAAGCTGTACTTATATGAATCCGATCTTGGTGTGATGATGGTATACTGTGCTTCATGCTGATTCCTTGATCTAACTGTTGATGACCTGGTTGTTGTGTAATGGCTGGGAATTTCTGCCTTAGCTTCCTGATGGTGGATCTTATACATCATGGAGAGCCTTGATACTTGTCTTCTCTGCTGAAGTGTCGGCAGCTCCAAGTCAGTCATCAGAGCAGTGACACTGGCTTTCCTGCTGAAATTGCTGGTAATAAACCTATAGCTGCTTTTCTTTGCACAGCTTCCCATACTCGTGTTctaaatgcaattcgatgtgtccgAGCGACTCAGCCATTCTTATCCACTAatgttctaatccttggccattatcctatacagaagagtctttcaaaaagacgcAGTTCACGGAtcgttgttctaactttccattttcatatctaacctactctgcactgatcttacaataaaataattagtgagttgaggcataatgatacctacatcctgactctggcttataATTATACTAGTAACTCTCCATCCAACAAGAAACTCATTGAAATACATCCTCCGCTTCCGCCGCTTATGCCCACAAAACATTGTCTACACGTTCTCTGGAATCCCTGGTTAGTAGGAGCTCACGTTTCTATGGCAGTAATCCGACCCTGAAAGCatttcatcattattttgttgATACGAGTATATTAAATCGTGTTATTTTCGTCTTTCACTCAGGTATGCGCGCGTACCTTAACGAAGATTTCGATTGCTGTACCTACTTAGTAGTGAATTCAGGATCGCTTCTAATGGAGTCCACGCTTGGCATTGTGGGTATGGGAAGAATAGGATACCAGATTGCAGAG includes the following:
- the LOC140168373 gene encoding probable 2-ketogluconate reductase translates to MEIPYILSSKQLLTIKKVYDDFQKHFQIVFIEDLIADTSPRQKQLYQAIQGIQLVTYNNILYTKIKDENFISSLPNLKILSYCGIGCDHLDLPLLHRHGIVVANSGAHDIVNTCAELGFGLMLTLARNIHTGMRAYLNEDFDCCTYLVVNSGSLLMESTLGIVGMGRIGYQIAERAAAFKMKIVYHNRTQRSKEDEERVNARYCQTLDELLRMSDHVMLIAPLSETTKNMIGARELKLMKPNAAIINISRGAVIDQEALIEALNNHTIQGAALDVTTPEPLPPDHPLLKMSNVIVTPHAAGATVKTFYSNFQICLESMKAAIEGRPVPNEIK